The proteins below come from a single Panicum hallii strain FIL2 chromosome 7, PHallii_v3.1, whole genome shotgun sequence genomic window:
- the LOC112900735 gene encoding heavy metal-associated isoprenylated plant protein 47-like: protein MTKQRIVIKVHMTCDKCRRSALALAGSTYGVQSVGIEGEERDQLVVVGDGVDATSLTSCLRKTVKVGRADIIKVEEVVEEKKAAAAAATGCSNPVAACPPQWYPYHPGYGYYCPRTGVVYPYAAGGHCYVEDSDEGSWCAIM, encoded by the exons ATGACGAAG CAAAGGATTGTGATCAAGGTGCACATGACGTGCGACAAGTGCCGGAGAAGCGCTCTGGCTTTAGCTGGCTCGACGTACG GGGTGCAGTCCGTGGGGATCGAGGGGGAGGAGCGCGACCAGCTGGTGGTGGTCGGCGACGGCGTGGACGCCACCAGCCTGACGAGCTGCCTGCGGAAGACGGTGAAGGTGGGCAGAGCGGACATCATCAAGGTGGAGGAGGTCGTTGAAGAGaagaaagcggcggcggcggcggccaccggcTGTAGCAATCCCGTGGCCGCATGCCCGCCGCAGTGGTACCCCTACCACCCCGGCTATGGCTATTACTGCCCCCGGACGGGCGTCGTCTACCCCTACGCCGCCGGCGGCCACTGCTACGTCGAGGACTCCGACGAGGGTTCATGGTGCGCCATCATGTAG
- the LOC112900105 gene encoding heavy metal-associated isoprenylated plant protein 47-like isoform X3 translates to MVVKVSMPCERSRSRAMALAARADGVISVAITGDARDKLEVVGDGVDPVCLVSCLRRKVGHAEILQVEEVKDKKPEEKKPEEPKPPQPMVVHPPPHGYYSYHHHHPPPPMVACEEPSSCSIM, encoded by the exons ATGGTGGTCAAGGTGAGCATGCCGTGCGAGAGGAGCCGGTCCAGAGCCATGGCGCTGGCCGCCAGAGCAGACG GGGTCATCTCGGTGGCGATCACCGGCGACGCCAGGGACAAGCTGGAGGTGGTCGGCGACGGCGTCGACCCGGTCTGCCTGGTCAGCTGCCTGCGCAGGAAGGTCGGCCACGCCGAGATCCTGCAGGTGGAGGAAGTGAAGGACAAGAAGCCGGAGGAGAAGAAGCCTGAGGAGCCGAAGCCGCCGCAGCCCATGGTGGTGCACCCACCGCCGCACGGCTACTACTcctaccaccaccaccacccgccgccgccgatggtCGCCTGCGAGGAGCCAAGCAGTTGCTCCATCATGTAG
- the LOC112900105 gene encoding heavy metal-associated isoprenylated plant protein 16-like isoform X1, whose amino-acid sequence MKQKMVVKVSMPCERSRSRAMALAARADGVISVAITGDARDKLEVVGDGVDPVCLVSCLRRKVGHAEILQVEEVKDKKPEEKKPEEPKPPQPMVVHPPPHGYYSYHHHHPPPPMVACEEPSSCSIM is encoded by the exons ATGAAG CAGAAGATGGTGGTCAAGGTGAGCATGCCGTGCGAGAGGAGCCGGTCCAGAGCCATGGCGCTGGCCGCCAGAGCAGACG GGGTCATCTCGGTGGCGATCACCGGCGACGCCAGGGACAAGCTGGAGGTGGTCGGCGACGGCGTCGACCCGGTCTGCCTGGTCAGCTGCCTGCGCAGGAAGGTCGGCCACGCCGAGATCCTGCAGGTGGAGGAAGTGAAGGACAAGAAGCCGGAGGAGAAGAAGCCTGAGGAGCCGAAGCCGCCGCAGCCCATGGTGGTGCACCCACCGCCGCACGGCTACTACTcctaccaccaccaccacccgccgccgccgatggtCGCCTGCGAGGAGCCAAGCAGTTGCTCCATCATGTAG
- the LOC112900969 gene encoding uncharacterized protein LOC112900969: MRKEMIIRLQTSSEKGHCKAIKVAAAISGVESVTIAGEDKNLLLVIGVGIDSNRITEKLRRKVGHAEVVELRTVDAADELGGGLVVAGDHAYRYHPSPSPYKHAPAARDHYYAAAGRDHRYYTGGGSAYAPQTTMAPRVDYYYGGGGGYPAQYQQPHDYFYTPAAANTHTVVHHEYASDPNGCSVM, from the exons ATGAGG AAGGAGATGATCATCAGGCTGCAGACGAGCTCCGAGAAGGGCCACTGCAAAGCTATCAAGGTGGCTGCTGCAATCTCAG GGGTGGAGTCCGTGACGATCGCCGGCGAGGACAAGAACCTGCTGCTGGTGATCGGTGTCGGGATCGACTCCAACCGCATCACCGAGAAGCTGCGCCGCAAGGTGGGCCACGCCGAGGTGGTCGAGCTGCGCACCGTCGACGCCGCGGACGAGCTCGGCGGCGGCCtcgtcgtcgccggcgaccACGCCTACCGCTACCACCCGAGCCCGAGCCCCTACAAGCacgcgcccgccgcgcgcgaCCACTactacgccgccgccggcagggACCACCGCTACTACACCGGCGGCGGGTCGGCGTACGCGCCGCAGACGACGATGGCCCCGCGGGTCGACTACTactacggcggcggtggagggtaCCCGGCGCAGTACCAGCAGccgcacgactacttctacacTCCGGCGGCCGCCAACACGCACACGGTGGTGCACCATGAGTACGCGAGCGACCCCAACGGATGCTCCGTCATGTGA
- the LOC112900105 gene encoding heavy metal-associated isoprenylated plant protein 47-like isoform X2: MKKMVVKVSMPCERSRSRAMALAARADGVISVAITGDARDKLEVVGDGVDPVCLVSCLRRKVGHAEILQVEEVKDKKPEEKKPEEPKPPQPMVVHPPPHGYYSYHHHHPPPPMVACEEPSSCSIM, translated from the exons ATGAAG AAGATGGTGGTCAAGGTGAGCATGCCGTGCGAGAGGAGCCGGTCCAGAGCCATGGCGCTGGCCGCCAGAGCAGACG GGGTCATCTCGGTGGCGATCACCGGCGACGCCAGGGACAAGCTGGAGGTGGTCGGCGACGGCGTCGACCCGGTCTGCCTGGTCAGCTGCCTGCGCAGGAAGGTCGGCCACGCCGAGATCCTGCAGGTGGAGGAAGTGAAGGACAAGAAGCCGGAGGAGAAGAAGCCTGAGGAGCCGAAGCCGCCGCAGCCCATGGTGGTGCACCCACCGCCGCACGGCTACTACTcctaccaccaccaccacccgccgccgccgatggtCGCCTGCGAGGAGCCAAGCAGTTGCTCCATCATGTAG